In Neodiprion pinetum isolate iyNeoPine1 chromosome 6, iyNeoPine1.2, whole genome shotgun sequence, one genomic interval encodes:
- the Synd gene encoding protein kinase C and casein kinase substrate in neurons protein 1 isoform X1 produces MSHHSDDNMLIATSDSFWEPGNYKRTTKRIEDGHKLCDSLIALVQERAEIEKNYAKALKSWSKNWNDKIEKGPEYGTTEAAWKGVLVESDRLCDLHLRVKDNLCNDIIQQVKTWQKDTYHKSMITLRERKEMEDSFKKAQKPWAKLLQKVEKAKAEYHNSCKTERTAANMERNASADSSLSPDQIARGSENVKKMQDRVQKTKEEVQKSKEKYEASLLEINQYNPKYMEDMTQVFEKCQEMEAQRLQFFKDVLFGIHKCLNISQDPVLPQIYEEFYHTINNAAHEKDLKWWSNNHGVNMAMNWPQFEDYTEEFRDITKGSKSKEALPAGSITLINQRPVGEDLHEFPPVNHKARAKPAGRVIPTDAPLPDTKIDTINSSSKQTSEKNNHETSTVNRTATITNGTSVKQESNPFEEEEWDEDGGEPLVDNGEPGVPVRALYDYEGAEADELSFKQGDVFEKLEDEDEQGWCKGRKDGRVGLYPANYVDLVSQ; encoded by the exons ATGTCACATCACAGCGACGACAACATGCTGATAGCAACGTCGGACTCGTTTTGGGAACCGGGGAACTATAAGCGTACGACAAAGCGTATAGAGGATGGTCATAAGTTGTGCGACAGTTTGATAGCTTTGGTACAAGAGCGGGCCGAGATTGAGAAGAATTACGCGAAGGCGCTCAAGAGCTGGtcaaaaaattggaatgacaaaattgaaaaggGTCCCGAATATGGAACGACGGAAGCAGCGTGGAAAGGCGTTCTCGTCGAGTCGGACAGATTGTGCGATTTGCATTTACGGGTCAAAGACAACTTGTGCAACGACATTATACAGCAGGTGAAAACGTGGCAGAAAGACACCTATCACAAG TCAATGATTACGTTGAGGGAACGAAAAGAGATGGAAGATTCGTTTAAAAAGGCTCAAAAACCGTGGGCAAAGTTACTACAAAAAGTCGAAAAAGCCAAGGCCGAGTATCACAACAGTTGTAAAACGGAAAGAACGGCGGCCAACATGGAACGAAACGCTTCCGCAGACAGTTCGCTCTCACCTGATCAG attgcCCGAGGCTCGGAAAAC gtgaaaaaaatgcaagATCGTGTACAAAAAACAAAGGAGGAGGTACAgaaatcgaaagaaaaatacgaggcgtCTCTTCTTGAAATAAATCAGTACAATCCTAAATACATGGAGGACATGACgcaagtttttgaaaagtgtCAAGAAATGGAGGCCCAGCGACTGCAGTTCTTCAAGGATGTTCTTTTTGGAATACACAAATGCCTTAACATATCACAGGATCCGGT gcTCCCTCAAATATACGAAGAATTCTATCACACAATCAACAATGCTGCGCACGAAAAAGACTTGAAATGGTGGTCGAATAATCACGGGGTCAACATGGCTATGAATTGGCCACAATTTGAG GATTATACGGAGGAGTTCCGTGACATCACCAAAGGGTCTAAATCGAAGGAGGCATTACCTGCTGGATCCATCACTCTCATCAATCAGCGCCCTGTTGGTGAAGATCTGCAt GAGTTCCCGCCTGTCAACCATAAAGCCAGAGCCAAACCTGCTGGACGAGTAATACCAACAGACGCACCGCTTCCAGATACCAAAATCGACACCATAAACTCGTCGAGCAAACAAACCTCGGAAAAGAACAACCATGAAACGAGCACAGTGAACAGGACTGCGACTATCAC AAATGGAACCAGTGTAAAACAAGAATCTAATCCATTCGAAGAGGAAGAATGGGATGAAGATGGTGGTGAGCCTCTAGTCGACAACGGGGAACCTGGTGTCCCTGTCAGAGCGTTATACGATTACGAAGGTGCCGAAGCGGACGAATTGAGCTTCAAACAAG GTGACGTTTTTGAGAAACTGGAAGACGAGGACGAGCAGGGTTGGTGCAAGGGGAGGAAGGACGGTAGGGTGGGACTGTATCCTGCCAACTACGTAGACCTTGTATCTCAGTAA
- the Synd gene encoding protein kinase C and casein kinase substrate in neurons protein 1 isoform X4, producing the protein MSHHSDDNMLIATSDSFWEPGNYKRTTKRIEDGHKLCDSLIALVQERAEIEKNYAKALKSWSKNWNDKIEKGPEYGTTEAAWKGVLVESDRLCDLHLRVKDNLCNDIIQQVKTWQKDTYHKSMITLRERKEMEDSFKKAQKPWAKLLQKVEKAKAEYHNSCKTERTAANMERNASADSSLSPDQIARGSENVKKMQDRVQKTKEEVQKSKEKYEASLLEINQYNPKYMEDMTQVFEKCQEMEAQRLQFFKDVLFGIHKCLNISQDPVLPQIYEEFYHTINNAAHEKDLKWWSNNHGVNMAMNWPQFEEFPPVNHKARAKPAGRVIPTDAPLPDTKIDTINSSSKQTSEKNNHETSTVNRTATITNGTSVKQESNPFEEEEWDEDGGEPLVDNGEPGVPVRALYDYEGAEADELSFKQGDVFEKLEDEDEQGWCKGRKDGRVGLYPANYVDLVSQ; encoded by the exons ATGTCACATCACAGCGACGACAACATGCTGATAGCAACGTCGGACTCGTTTTGGGAACCGGGGAACTATAAGCGTACGACAAAGCGTATAGAGGATGGTCATAAGTTGTGCGACAGTTTGATAGCTTTGGTACAAGAGCGGGCCGAGATTGAGAAGAATTACGCGAAGGCGCTCAAGAGCTGGtcaaaaaattggaatgacaaaattgaaaaggGTCCCGAATATGGAACGACGGAAGCAGCGTGGAAAGGCGTTCTCGTCGAGTCGGACAGATTGTGCGATTTGCATTTACGGGTCAAAGACAACTTGTGCAACGACATTATACAGCAGGTGAAAACGTGGCAGAAAGACACCTATCACAAG TCAATGATTACGTTGAGGGAACGAAAAGAGATGGAAGATTCGTTTAAAAAGGCTCAAAAACCGTGGGCAAAGTTACTACAAAAAGTCGAAAAAGCCAAGGCCGAGTATCACAACAGTTGTAAAACGGAAAGAACGGCGGCCAACATGGAACGAAACGCTTCCGCAGACAGTTCGCTCTCACCTGATCAG attgcCCGAGGCTCGGAAAAC gtgaaaaaaatgcaagATCGTGTACAAAAAACAAAGGAGGAGGTACAgaaatcgaaagaaaaatacgaggcgtCTCTTCTTGAAATAAATCAGTACAATCCTAAATACATGGAGGACATGACgcaagtttttgaaaagtgtCAAGAAATGGAGGCCCAGCGACTGCAGTTCTTCAAGGATGTTCTTTTTGGAATACACAAATGCCTTAACATATCACAGGATCCGGT gcTCCCTCAAATATACGAAGAATTCTATCACACAATCAACAATGCTGCGCACGAAAAAGACTTGAAATGGTGGTCGAATAATCACGGGGTCAACATGGCTATGAATTGGCCACAATTTGAG GAGTTCCCGCCTGTCAACCATAAAGCCAGAGCCAAACCTGCTGGACGAGTAATACCAACAGACGCACCGCTTCCAGATACCAAAATCGACACCATAAACTCGTCGAGCAAACAAACCTCGGAAAAGAACAACCATGAAACGAGCACAGTGAACAGGACTGCGACTATCAC AAATGGAACCAGTGTAAAACAAGAATCTAATCCATTCGAAGAGGAAGAATGGGATGAAGATGGTGGTGAGCCTCTAGTCGACAACGGGGAACCTGGTGTCCCTGTCAGAGCGTTATACGATTACGAAGGTGCCGAAGCGGACGAATTGAGCTTCAAACAAG GTGACGTTTTTGAGAAACTGGAAGACGAGGACGAGCAGGGTTGGTGCAAGGGGAGGAAGGACGGTAGGGTGGGACTGTATCCTGCCAACTACGTAGACCTTGTATCTCAGTAA
- the Synd gene encoding protein kinase C and casein kinase substrate in neurons protein 1 isoform X2 has product MSHHSDDNMLIATSDSFWEPGNYKRTTKRIEDGHKLCDSLIALVQERAEIEKNYAKALKSWSKNWNDKIEKGPEYGTTEAAWKGVLVESDRLCDLHLRVKDNLCNDIIQQVKTWQKDTYHKSMITLRERKEMEDSFKKAQKPWAKLLQKVEKAKAEYHNSCKTERTAANMERNASADSSLSPDQRALLVKKMQDRVQKTKEEVQKSKEKYEASLLEINQYNPKYMEDMTQVFEKCQEMEAQRLQFFKDVLFGIHKCLNISQDPVLPQIYEEFYHTINNAAHEKDLKWWSNNHGVNMAMNWPQFEDYTEEFRDITKGSKSKEALPAGSITLINQRPVGEDLHEFPPVNHKARAKPAGRVIPTDAPLPDTKIDTINSSSKQTSEKNNHETSTVNRTATITNGTSVKQESNPFEEEEWDEDGGEPLVDNGEPGVPVRALYDYEGAEADELSFKQGDVFEKLEDEDEQGWCKGRKDGRVGLYPANYVDLVSQ; this is encoded by the exons ATGTCACATCACAGCGACGACAACATGCTGATAGCAACGTCGGACTCGTTTTGGGAACCGGGGAACTATAAGCGTACGACAAAGCGTATAGAGGATGGTCATAAGTTGTGCGACAGTTTGATAGCTTTGGTACAAGAGCGGGCCGAGATTGAGAAGAATTACGCGAAGGCGCTCAAGAGCTGGtcaaaaaattggaatgacaaaattgaaaaggGTCCCGAATATGGAACGACGGAAGCAGCGTGGAAAGGCGTTCTCGTCGAGTCGGACAGATTGTGCGATTTGCATTTACGGGTCAAAGACAACTTGTGCAACGACATTATACAGCAGGTGAAAACGTGGCAGAAAGACACCTATCACAAG TCAATGATTACGTTGAGGGAACGAAAAGAGATGGAAGATTCGTTTAAAAAGGCTCAAAAACCGTGGGCAAAGTTACTACAAAAAGTCGAAAAAGCCAAGGCCGAGTATCACAACAGTTGTAAAACGGAAAGAACGGCGGCCAACATGGAACGAAACGCTTCCGCAGACAGTTCGCTCTCACCTGATCAG AGAGCTCTGTTG gtgaaaaaaatgcaagATCGTGTACAAAAAACAAAGGAGGAGGTACAgaaatcgaaagaaaaatacgaggcgtCTCTTCTTGAAATAAATCAGTACAATCCTAAATACATGGAGGACATGACgcaagtttttgaaaagtgtCAAGAAATGGAGGCCCAGCGACTGCAGTTCTTCAAGGATGTTCTTTTTGGAATACACAAATGCCTTAACATATCACAGGATCCGGT gcTCCCTCAAATATACGAAGAATTCTATCACACAATCAACAATGCTGCGCACGAAAAAGACTTGAAATGGTGGTCGAATAATCACGGGGTCAACATGGCTATGAATTGGCCACAATTTGAG GATTATACGGAGGAGTTCCGTGACATCACCAAAGGGTCTAAATCGAAGGAGGCATTACCTGCTGGATCCATCACTCTCATCAATCAGCGCCCTGTTGGTGAAGATCTGCAt GAGTTCCCGCCTGTCAACCATAAAGCCAGAGCCAAACCTGCTGGACGAGTAATACCAACAGACGCACCGCTTCCAGATACCAAAATCGACACCATAAACTCGTCGAGCAAACAAACCTCGGAAAAGAACAACCATGAAACGAGCACAGTGAACAGGACTGCGACTATCAC AAATGGAACCAGTGTAAAACAAGAATCTAATCCATTCGAAGAGGAAGAATGGGATGAAGATGGTGGTGAGCCTCTAGTCGACAACGGGGAACCTGGTGTCCCTGTCAGAGCGTTATACGATTACGAAGGTGCCGAAGCGGACGAATTGAGCTTCAAACAAG GTGACGTTTTTGAGAAACTGGAAGACGAGGACGAGCAGGGTTGGTGCAAGGGGAGGAAGGACGGTAGGGTGGGACTGTATCCTGCCAACTACGTAGACCTTGTATCTCAGTAA
- the Synd gene encoding protein kinase C and casein kinase substrate in neurons protein 1 isoform X3, whose protein sequence is MSHHSDDNMLIATSDSFWEPGNYKRTTKRIEDGHKLCDSLIALVQERAEIEKNYAKALKSWSKNWNDKIEKGPEYGTTEAAWKGVLVESDRLCDLHLRVKDNLCNDIIQQVKTWQKDTYHKSMITLRERKEMEDSFKKAQKPWAKLLQKVEKAKAEYHNSCKTERTAANMERNASADSSLSPDQVKKMQDRVQKTKEEVQKSKEKYEASLLEINQYNPKYMEDMTQVFEKCQEMEAQRLQFFKDVLFGIHKCLNISQDPVLPQIYEEFYHTINNAAHEKDLKWWSNNHGVNMAMNWPQFEDYTEEFRDITKGSKSKEALPAGSITLINQRPVGEDLHEFPPVNHKARAKPAGRVIPTDAPLPDTKIDTINSSSKQTSEKNNHETSTVNRTATITNGTSVKQESNPFEEEEWDEDGGEPLVDNGEPGVPVRALYDYEGAEADELSFKQGDVFEKLEDEDEQGWCKGRKDGRVGLYPANYVDLVSQ, encoded by the exons ATGTCACATCACAGCGACGACAACATGCTGATAGCAACGTCGGACTCGTTTTGGGAACCGGGGAACTATAAGCGTACGACAAAGCGTATAGAGGATGGTCATAAGTTGTGCGACAGTTTGATAGCTTTGGTACAAGAGCGGGCCGAGATTGAGAAGAATTACGCGAAGGCGCTCAAGAGCTGGtcaaaaaattggaatgacaaaattgaaaaggGTCCCGAATATGGAACGACGGAAGCAGCGTGGAAAGGCGTTCTCGTCGAGTCGGACAGATTGTGCGATTTGCATTTACGGGTCAAAGACAACTTGTGCAACGACATTATACAGCAGGTGAAAACGTGGCAGAAAGACACCTATCACAAG TCAATGATTACGTTGAGGGAACGAAAAGAGATGGAAGATTCGTTTAAAAAGGCTCAAAAACCGTGGGCAAAGTTACTACAAAAAGTCGAAAAAGCCAAGGCCGAGTATCACAACAGTTGTAAAACGGAAAGAACGGCGGCCAACATGGAACGAAACGCTTCCGCAGACAGTTCGCTCTCACCTGATCAG gtgaaaaaaatgcaagATCGTGTACAAAAAACAAAGGAGGAGGTACAgaaatcgaaagaaaaatacgaggcgtCTCTTCTTGAAATAAATCAGTACAATCCTAAATACATGGAGGACATGACgcaagtttttgaaaagtgtCAAGAAATGGAGGCCCAGCGACTGCAGTTCTTCAAGGATGTTCTTTTTGGAATACACAAATGCCTTAACATATCACAGGATCCGGT gcTCCCTCAAATATACGAAGAATTCTATCACACAATCAACAATGCTGCGCACGAAAAAGACTTGAAATGGTGGTCGAATAATCACGGGGTCAACATGGCTATGAATTGGCCACAATTTGAG GATTATACGGAGGAGTTCCGTGACATCACCAAAGGGTCTAAATCGAAGGAGGCATTACCTGCTGGATCCATCACTCTCATCAATCAGCGCCCTGTTGGTGAAGATCTGCAt GAGTTCCCGCCTGTCAACCATAAAGCCAGAGCCAAACCTGCTGGACGAGTAATACCAACAGACGCACCGCTTCCAGATACCAAAATCGACACCATAAACTCGTCGAGCAAACAAACCTCGGAAAAGAACAACCATGAAACGAGCACAGTGAACAGGACTGCGACTATCAC AAATGGAACCAGTGTAAAACAAGAATCTAATCCATTCGAAGAGGAAGAATGGGATGAAGATGGTGGTGAGCCTCTAGTCGACAACGGGGAACCTGGTGTCCCTGTCAGAGCGTTATACGATTACGAAGGTGCCGAAGCGGACGAATTGAGCTTCAAACAAG GTGACGTTTTTGAGAAACTGGAAGACGAGGACGAGCAGGGTTGGTGCAAGGGGAGGAAGGACGGTAGGGTGGGACTGTATCCTGCCAACTACGTAGACCTTGTATCTCAGTAA